A genomic region of Catalinimonas niigatensis contains the following coding sequences:
- a CDS encoding TolC family protein, giving the protein MLKKNILLKMCLFLGVGAITVMSSVAQVQEENLQEEYTLKEALEYALKYNTQIQNAELTEIEKDIYTKEVKSAVLPQINGSASYTDNYLLPVLILPGALAGGEPGTTQQIQVGTQHNVAAGVQLSQQVFNQSVFTGLKAAKASERYYQLNTELTEEQVIEGISQLYYQVLITKQQKEFVERNLEQTDKLLKVAESQLENGVIKKIDLSRIKVNRTNLESQLQNLENAYSKQLNLLKYNMGMSGETEITLADAEIEIPAAQADLGDDFLNDHTQLALLDQQRELTLLEQKSFKAGYFPTLSLSMNYQYQGVSNELDFLGENSPATWYDVGSIGVNLSVPIFDGFKKSRQLQQSKIRMQRLENSMSDTKELLEVEYNNALNDMISSLKNLEAQQENMKLATEVYDVTQETYQYGLASLTDLLNAETALTQAQTEYAQALLNNKVSEINLLKSKGDLKTLVN; this is encoded by the coding sequence ATGCTAAAGAAAAATATTTTACTGAAAATGTGTCTGTTCCTGGGGGTTGGAGCCATCACAGTAATGTCTTCCGTTGCCCAGGTGCAGGAAGAAAATTTACAAGAAGAGTATACCTTAAAAGAAGCTTTGGAGTACGCGCTAAAGTACAATACTCAAATTCAGAATGCTGAACTTACCGAAATAGAAAAGGATATTTATACCAAAGAGGTAAAAAGCGCTGTATTGCCACAGATCAATGGTTCTGCCAGTTACACTGACAATTATCTTTTGCCAGTATTGATTTTGCCCGGTGCGCTGGCTGGTGGAGAACCAGGTACTACCCAGCAGATTCAGGTGGGAACCCAGCATAATGTTGCGGCCGGAGTACAGCTTAGCCAACAGGTGTTCAACCAGTCGGTTTTTACCGGACTCAAGGCAGCCAAAGCCAGTGAAAGATATTATCAATTGAACACCGAGCTTACTGAAGAGCAGGTCATAGAGGGCATCAGCCAGCTGTATTATCAGGTGCTGATCACCAAGCAGCAAAAAGAGTTTGTAGAAAGAAATCTGGAACAAACCGATAAGCTGCTGAAAGTGGCTGAAAGCCAGCTGGAAAACGGGGTCATCAAGAAAATTGACCTTTCCCGCATCAAGGTAAACAGAACCAATCTGGAGTCACAGCTTCAGAATCTGGAGAATGCTTATTCCAAACAGCTTAACCTGCTGAAATACAATATGGGAATGAGTGGAGAAACCGAGATTACCCTGGCTGATGCTGAAATAGAAATACCTGCGGCGCAGGCTGATCTGGGAGATGATTTTCTCAATGATCATACCCAGTTAGCATTGCTGGACCAACAGAGGGAACTGACCCTATTGGAACAGAAAAGCTTCAAGGCTGGCTATTTTCCTACACTTTCTCTTTCCATGAATTATCAGTATCAGGGCGTGAGCAATGAGCTGGATTTTCTGGGTGAGAATTCTCCCGCAACCTGGTATGATGTAGGATCAATCGGAGTCAATCTTAGTGTGCCCATTTTTGATGGATTCAAAAAAAGCAGACAGCTTCAACAGTCTAAAATCAGGATGCAAAGATTAGAGAACAGCATGAGTGATACCAAAGAACTGCTTGAAGTGGAATACAATAATGCGTTGAACGACATGATCAGCAGCCTTAAAAACCTGGAAGCACAGCAGGAAAATATGAAGCTGGCGACCGAAGTGTATGATGTTACACAGGAAACTTACCAGTACGGTCTGGCTTCACTTACTGATCTGCTCAACGCAGAAACTGCACTGACTCAGGCGCAGACAGAATATGCACAGGCATTGCTCAATAATAAAGTGTCAGAAATTAATCTTTTGAAATCAAAAGGAGACCTCAAAACTCTAGTAAACTAA
- the hisH gene encoding imidazole glycerol phosphate synthase subunit HisH produces MKIAIIKYNAGNVQSVIYALQRFGLEPELTDDVEYIQKADKVIFPGQGEASSAIRYLKSKKLDELIVNLKQPVLGICIGLQLMCSHSEEGNTPCLGIFKEKVKKFPPQDKVPHIGWNTLETKEGVLLKDLREEAYLYYVHSYYAEVGEDTVGETNYILPFSAVMEKNNFYAIQAHPEKSGKDGEVILKNFLDL; encoded by the coding sequence ATGAAAATTGCCATCATTAAATATAACGCCGGTAATGTGCAGTCGGTCATCTATGCCCTGCAACGTTTTGGTTTAGAACCTGAGCTTACCGATGATGTGGAGTATATCCAAAAAGCTGACAAAGTGATCTTTCCCGGTCAGGGAGAAGCTAGTTCAGCCATCCGATATCTGAAAAGCAAAAAGCTGGATGAATTGATTGTCAACCTCAAACAACCAGTGTTAGGTATCTGTATTGGACTTCAACTGATGTGTTCACATTCGGAGGAAGGGAATACGCCTTGTCTGGGTATTTTTAAGGAGAAAGTAAAAAAGTTTCCGCCTCAGGATAAGGTGCCCCACATCGGTTGGAACACACTTGAAACCAAAGAAGGCGTATTGTTGAAAGACCTAAGAGAAGAAGCGTATCTCTATTATGTGCATAGCTATTATGCGGAAGTAGGAGAGGATACTGTGGGAGAAACAAATTATATATTGCCCTTTAGCGCTGTGATGGAAAAAAATAACTTTTACGCCATTCAGGCTCACCCTGAAAAAAGTGGTAAAGATGGGGAAGTGATTCTGAAGAATTTTTTAGACTTATAG
- the hisE gene encoding phosphoribosyl-ATP diphosphatase, producing the protein MSNTQLSEQQLAFLNHLLDLIRSRHQEAEKDSESSSYTVSLFRKGINKIAQKVGEEAVELVIEAKDDNADLFKDEAADLLFHYLVLLEAKGFSLSEIVEVLESRHQ; encoded by the coding sequence ATGAGTAATACACAACTTAGTGAACAACAGTTAGCGTTTCTGAATCATTTGCTGGATCTGATCCGCAGCCGTCATCAGGAGGCTGAAAAAGATTCCGAATCTTCCTCATATACAGTTTCTCTTTTTAGAAAAGGAATCAATAAAATAGCTCAGAAAGTAGGAGAGGAGGCTGTGGAACTGGTCATTGAAGCCAAAGATGACAATGCCGATTTATTTAAGGACGAGGCGGCAGATTTACTATTTCATTATCTTGTATTATTGGAGGCAAAAGGGTTTAGCCTTTCTGAAATTGTTGAGGTGCTGGAAAGCAGACATCAGTAA
- a CDS encoding TetR/AcrR family transcriptional regulator has translation MKKEYILECARSIIQQNGVQHLFMDEVARRCGISKKTIYTLFESKEALLESLVLSFVEERNAIFSNELSMQQGPKMQIEFVLDFLFNLMHLIPYENLLFLEKRHPEIHKILDQFIADIFEQFEQILANGQKSDFIYADIDLSKKISLMRNELSYIHQHYRQFTAENSLEDWQEQFMQSFRRSTFLS, from the coding sequence ATGAAAAAAGAATATATTTTGGAATGTGCGAGATCTATTATCCAACAAAATGGGGTTCAACATCTTTTTATGGATGAGGTAGCCCGACGATGCGGCATCTCAAAAAAGACGATTTATACCCTATTTGAAAGTAAAGAAGCACTTTTGGAGAGTCTGGTTCTTTCATTTGTAGAAGAGAGAAATGCGATATTTTCCAATGAACTCAGTATGCAGCAGGGACCTAAAATGCAAATTGAATTTGTGCTAGACTTTCTCTTCAATCTCATGCACCTCATTCCCTATGAAAATTTGCTTTTTCTGGAAAAAAGGCATCCTGAAATCCATAAAATACTAGATCAATTTATAGCTGATATCTTTGAGCAGTTTGAGCAGATTTTGGCAAATGGCCAGAAATCAGATTTTATTTATGCTGACATTGATCTTTCAAAAAAAATCAGTCTGATGAGAAATGAACTTAGTTATATACATCAGCATTATCGTCAGTTTACAGCTGAAAATTCTTTAGAAGACTGGCAAGAGCAGTTCATGCAATCTTTTAGAAGAAGTACATTCCTATCGTAA
- a CDS encoding efflux RND transporter periplasmic adaptor subunit — MKKGIIYTVVIAGLVGLFAFVLNNNKEKNEEQVRLASVTNTSIPVEVYPVQQQELAGNFKSTGNFYADKELDFASEVSGRVKSILVKEGDYVQKGQLLARTDDKYLLNELETAKANFTQAETNKDRFDHLIKTGGITQQQYEDASLNFENAKNRLEGVKLRLADTYIKAPISGVVNARYIEQGSFLTPGAKLFNIVDTKNLELRVNVTEGQALQVKEGDEVQVVADALPNQPVSGKVTFIGVKADKSLTYPVEIALNNDNELSFRAGMFGTATFKAGQAVNSIVIPRSAIFGSLQNPQVYVVEGEIASLKPITIGQTENKFVEITSGLKEGELVVTTGQINLENGTQVSILNQ; from the coding sequence ATGAAAAAGGGAATTATTTATACAGTCGTTATTGCAGGTTTAGTAGGGCTTTTTGCTTTCGTCCTGAATAATAACAAGGAAAAGAATGAAGAACAGGTACGTCTTGCTTCAGTCACCAATACATCTATACCGGTAGAAGTATATCCGGTACAACAGCAGGAATTGGCGGGTAATTTTAAATCCACCGGAAACTTTTACGCCGACAAAGAACTGGATTTTGCTTCTGAGGTATCCGGACGCGTGAAAAGTATTCTGGTAAAAGAAGGAGACTACGTGCAGAAAGGCCAATTGCTGGCGCGCACCGATGATAAATATCTCCTGAATGAACTGGAAACCGCGAAAGCCAATTTTACGCAGGCCGAAACCAATAAAGATCGTTTTGACCACCTGATCAAAACAGGAGGTATTACCCAGCAGCAGTATGAAGATGCCAGCCTGAATTTTGAGAACGCTAAGAACAGGCTGGAAGGTGTAAAATTACGTTTGGCCGACACCTACATCAAAGCTCCCATTAGTGGCGTAGTGAATGCCCGCTACATTGAACAAGGCTCATTTCTTACCCCGGGAGCAAAGCTTTTTAATATCGTGGATACCAAAAATCTGGAACTGAGAGTCAATGTCACTGAGGGACAGGCCCTGCAGGTCAAAGAAGGGGATGAAGTACAAGTAGTAGCTGACGCTTTACCCAATCAGCCGGTTTCCGGTAAAGTAACTTTTATCGGGGTTAAAGCAGATAAATCGCTGACCTATCCGGTAGAGATTGCGCTTAACAATGACAATGAACTTTCTTTCAGAGCGGGTATGTTTGGTACCGCTACTTTCAAAGCCGGTCAGGCAGTGAATAGTATCGTAATCCCTCGTTCCGCCATTTTCGGAAGCTTACAAAATCCTCAGGTGTATGTGGTAGAAGGAGAAATTGCGAGTTTGAAGCCAATTACCATCGGGCAAACAGAAAATAAGTTTGTGGAAATTACCAGCGGACTTAAAGAAGGCGAACTGGTAGTCACAACCGGCCAGATCAATCTGGAGAATGGTACCCAAGTGAGCATCCTTAATCAGTAA
- a CDS encoding GbsR/MarR family transcriptional regulator: MSETELKNKVERFGCFFEQHGAPPVSARILGYLLFSNPPRRTFYEIVEFVQASKSSVSHAINLLLEREIISYTTLPGDRKRYFQLNFSNWANIVKSRIKFYSQVQGFVLEAIDKHQQEGGEQEFLDGLLKVEKLYASFAEEFPKIIQKWEDDIRDNQ, translated from the coding sequence ATGAGCGAAACAGAATTAAAAAATAAAGTAGAACGCTTCGGTTGCTTCTTTGAGCAGCACGGAGCACCTCCGGTAAGTGCGAGAATTTTAGGATACCTGTTATTCTCAAATCCGCCGCGGAGGACATTCTATGAGATCGTAGAATTTGTGCAGGCCAGCAAAAGTAGCGTGAGTCACGCAATTAACTTATTGCTGGAAAGAGAAATTATCAGTTATACCACGCTGCCAGGAGATAGGAAAAGATACTTTCAACTCAATTTTAGCAACTGGGCCAATATTGTGAAGTCCAGGATCAAGTTTTATTCACAGGTACAGGGTTTTGTGCTGGAAGCTATTGACAAACATCAGCAGGAAGGTGGTGAACAGGAGTTTCTGGATGGCTTGCTCAAAGTAGAAAAGCTGTATGCTTCATTTGCTGAGGAGTTTCCCAAAATCATTCAGAAGTGGGAAGATGACATACGAGATAATCAGTAA
- a CDS encoding OmpA family protein — MKYWIFFACFLFSVNAFAQNELERLPINSQANEQNPVLSPDGQTLYFVRQYHPENEGGTRDLGDIWYTNKQADGSWSEPTNERSLNNKFFNSIVGFAEGGNKVYLQGHYLNESKKPTTQGISVARKEGNGWSKPQALKIPYFYNKSDHQSGTLHVSAQIMLVSLQFYDSKGAEDLYVLFKQSDGAWSEPKNLGSDINTPYQEMTPYLAPDGKTLFFASNGYEGFGSRDIFMSVRLDDSWKRWSNPKNLGERINTEGTELYYFLPAESEYAYLSSTQNSDGLGDLNRVKVIPEEEELLEEPAEMPEIAVEDAVVGTPEDDATAEEPPAELEIEPDAEDTTAVMDLVQMKGQVTSEKNGEPLNAQLLFNTLKNDTVQYQNIQVDENGNYLLSLQADQDYEVIIEAEGFIRKRNKVLLSEQSPIDNSDIIVRNFVLSPIEIGTTVNLESVLFDRGTAEMLSGSTETLDEVVEFLNENPNVVIEVSGHTDNRGRPDLNLILSQERAESVKRYLVEQGIATARIQEKGYGGTKPIASNAIEEERQKNRRVEFTILEK; from the coding sequence ATGAAGTATTGGATATTTTTTGCATGTTTTTTATTTAGTGTGAATGCTTTTGCTCAAAATGAATTGGAAAGACTACCTATCAATTCACAGGCAAACGAACAAAATCCGGTATTGAGTCCAGATGGCCAGACCTTGTATTTTGTTCGTCAATATCACCCTGAAAATGAAGGAGGAACTCGCGACTTAGGAGATATCTGGTATACCAATAAACAAGCAGATGGTTCATGGTCTGAGCCAACTAACGAAAGATCCCTGAATAATAAGTTCTTTAATAGTATCGTCGGGTTTGCTGAAGGCGGTAACAAAGTTTATCTACAAGGGCATTACCTGAATGAAAGTAAAAAACCTACTACCCAGGGTATCTCTGTAGCCAGAAAAGAAGGTAATGGATGGAGTAAACCACAGGCTTTGAAAATCCCTTACTTTTATAACAAGTCGGATCATCAGAGTGGCACTCTCCATGTCAGTGCCCAGATTATGCTGGTATCCCTGCAATTCTATGATTCCAAAGGAGCGGAAGACTTGTATGTTTTGTTCAAACAAAGTGATGGTGCATGGTCTGAACCAAAAAACTTAGGTAGTGATATCAACACGCCTTACCAGGAGATGACTCCTTATCTTGCACCAGACGGTAAGACCTTATTTTTTGCTAGCAATGGATATGAAGGTTTTGGAAGCCGGGATATTTTTATGTCGGTGAGACTGGATGACAGCTGGAAAAGATGGTCTAATCCTAAAAATCTAGGGGAAAGGATAAATACTGAAGGAACAGAGCTTTATTATTTTTTGCCAGCCGAGAGTGAATATGCCTATCTTTCCTCTACCCAAAATAGCGATGGATTGGGAGATCTCAATCGCGTAAAGGTAATTCCTGAAGAAGAAGAACTTCTGGAAGAGCCTGCTGAGATGCCTGAAATTGCAGTTGAAGATGCGGTGGTAGGAACTCCGGAAGATGATGCCACGGCAGAAGAACCTCCTGCTGAATTAGAAATTGAACCTGACGCAGAAGATACTACTGCCGTAATGGATCTGGTGCAAATGAAAGGCCAGGTCACCAGTGAAAAGAACGGTGAACCCCTTAATGCACAACTGCTGTTTAATACCTTAAAAAACGATACTGTGCAGTACCAGAATATCCAGGTAGATGAAAATGGAAACTATTTACTTAGCCTTCAAGCCGATCAGGATTATGAAGTGATAATTGAAGCTGAGGGTTTTATCAGAAAGCGGAACAAAGTATTACTGAGCGAACAGTCTCCAATTGATAATTCTGATATTATTGTCAGGAATTTTGTTCTTTCCCCCATTGAAATAGGTACCACGGTCAATCTTGAAAGTGTATTGTTTGACCGAGGCACCGCTGAAATGCTTTCCGGTTCAACCGAAACTTTGGACGAAGTGGTAGAATTTTTGAATGAAAATCCGAATGTGGTCATTGAAGTTTCGGGTCATACCGATAACCGGGGAAGGCCAGACCTCAACCTGATTCTCTCTCAGGAGCGAGCTGAATCCGTAAAAAGATACTTGGTAGAGCAGGGTATAGCGACAGCACGTATTCAGGAAAAGGGCTACGGAGGTACCAAACCTATTGCCAGCAATGCGATTGAGGAAGAGAGGCAGAAAAACCGCAGGGTAGAATTTACGATCCTGGAAAAATAA
- the hisF gene encoding imidazole glycerol phosphate synthase subunit HisF produces the protein MLSKRIIPCLDVKDGRTVKGVNFIELRDAGDPVELAKIYADEGADELVFLDITATVEKRKTLVELVRKVAKQVNIPFTVGGGISSIEDVAAMLNAGADKVSVNSAAVKRPELINELAANFGNQCIVVAIDTRYVNGRHVVHTHGGRMPTNLETFAWAHEVQERGAGEILLTSMDHDGTKAGFANAITGQLSAELTIPIIASGGAGTMAHFVDVFTLGRADAALAASIFHYKEIPVPELKNYLLGHQIPIRMTY, from the coding sequence ATGTTATCAAAAAGAATTATTCCTTGTCTGGATGTCAAAGACGGTCGTACTGTCAAAGGTGTTAATTTTATAGAACTCAGAGATGCCGGTGACCCGGTAGAGCTTGCCAAAATTTACGCCGATGAAGGTGCCGATGAACTGGTGTTTCTGGACATTACGGCTACTGTTGAAAAAAGAAAAACGTTGGTAGAACTGGTCAGGAAAGTGGCCAAGCAAGTCAATATACCTTTTACTGTAGGGGGCGGCATTAGTTCTATTGAAGATGTCGCTGCTATGCTCAATGCTGGTGCTGATAAGGTGTCGGTCAACTCAGCGGCAGTAAAGCGCCCTGAACTGATCAATGAGCTGGCGGCTAATTTTGGCAACCAATGTATCGTCGTTGCCATTGATACCAGATATGTAAATGGCAGGCATGTGGTGCATACGCACGGTGGACGCATGCCGACAAACCTGGAGACATTTGCCTGGGCGCATGAAGTGCAGGAAAGAGGTGCCGGAGAGATACTGCTGACTTCTATGGATCACGACGGTACCAAAGCCGGTTTTGCCAATGCGATCACAGGTCAGTTGTCTGCGGAATTGACTATTCCCATTATTGCTTCAGGCGGTGCTGGTACGATGGCCCATTTTGTGGATGTTTTTACACTGGGTAGAGCGGACGCTGCCCTGGCTGCCAGTATTTTTCACTACAAAGAAATCCCTGTACCTGAACTGAAAAATTATCTGCTGGGACATCAGATTCCCATCAGAATGACATATTAA
- the hisA gene encoding 1-(5-phosphoribosyl)-5-[(5-phosphoribosylamino)methylideneamino]imidazole-4-carboxamide isomerase yields MEIIPAIDIIDGKCVRLTQGDYAQKKEYHSNPLEVAKKYEDHGIRRLHLVDLDGAKAKKVINYQVLGQITRHTSLKVDFGGGVQSDADLKIVFEMGAQQVTGGSIAVRKPEIFMQWLQTYGAEKVILGADAKDRKIAISGWQESTTQDVLEFIKDYHQKGVQYVICTDVAKDGVMEGPSIALYKEILAITPKVKLIASGGVSGIEDLHQLKSIGVYGVIIGKAIYEGKINLEELKPFL; encoded by the coding sequence ATGGAAATCATACCTGCCATAGATATTATTGATGGAAAGTGCGTGCGCCTGACACAAGGGGATTATGCTCAGAAAAAAGAATACCATAGTAATCCTCTGGAAGTAGCCAAAAAATATGAAGATCACGGTATCCGAAGGCTGCACCTGGTAGACCTGGATGGCGCCAAGGCCAAAAAGGTGATCAATTATCAGGTTCTGGGACAAATTACCAGACATACTTCCCTGAAAGTTGATTTTGGTGGTGGGGTACAGTCGGATGCAGACCTTAAGATTGTATTTGAAATGGGTGCGCAGCAGGTTACCGGAGGAAGCATTGCTGTTAGAAAGCCAGAGATATTTATGCAATGGCTACAAACCTACGGTGCAGAGAAAGTAATTCTGGGTGCTGACGCTAAAGATAGAAAAATTGCAATCAGTGGCTGGCAGGAATCAACGACACAGGATGTACTGGAATTTATCAAAGACTATCATCAGAAAGGCGTACAGTATGTGATCTGTACTGATGTAGCCAAAGATGGAGTTATGGAAGGCCCATCTATAGCGCTTTATAAAGAAATTCTGGCCATTACACCTAAAGTAAAACTTATTGCCAGTGGCGGAGTATCAGGAATTGAAGATTTGCACCAATTGAAAAGTATAGGCGTATATGGTGTAATCATCGGAAAGGCTATTTATGAAGGAAAAATCAACTTGGAAGAATTAAAGCCTTTTTTATAG
- a CDS encoding alpha-amylase family glycosyl hydrolase, translated as MPTPIESQLPQTLAEASLDPRGNVFPSPVDWRDQFLYFLLPDRFSDGNENSRPAFDRNHPNQHTIQDRSAWQISGKDFQGGSINGIRSKLDYLKNLGITALWIGPIFRQRPDLDTYHGYGIQNFLDVDPRFGTRQDLRDLVDAAHERDMYVLLDVIYNHSGNNWFYNHNGQASTTIPYRYQPPHAFHSWRSATGQSTESIHHEEDGVWPEEFQNLGWYTRAGEIGKWDPESWEDPLHPDNEFRRGDFFDLKDLRLSQNEVLAALIKVYQYWISLSDCDGFRIDTVKHVSFEASRNFCGAIHEYCESIGKSNFLLLGEVTGGEGMARNYLEIFGRNIDAVLDIGAPASRIAGMVKGSSPATHYFDQFQGHDILGTHRETGRYHVSILDDHDMVGRSKHRFAAHNTIAERYAQTAHAVGTQLTTLGIPCLYYGTEQAFDGSEDLHDAGVDSGFEDRYIRETMFGATFGAFWTSGCHFFDPEHPSYQRISAISKVRNRQDMIGLSLRRGRQYLRETSFLNQAFSVPGIGELNAWSRLLFNQEVLVALNTHGTENRGAAVTIDTNLHPEGSRMRYLYRSDWSEAELVQAPQDQFAEVLHQSGRASIRLDLPPAGMCILA; from the coding sequence ATGCCCACTCCCATTGAATCACAGCTACCTCAAACACTAGCAGAAGCAAGCCTTGACCCCAGAGGAAATGTGTTTCCCAGTCCGGTAGATTGGCGAGATCAATTTCTGTACTTTTTGCTTCCTGATCGCTTTAGCGATGGAAACGAAAATTCTCGTCCGGCGTTTGATCGCAATCACCCCAATCAGCATACTATACAAGACAGGTCTGCCTGGCAGATTTCCGGGAAAGACTTTCAGGGTGGAAGTATTAATGGAATTCGCTCCAAGCTGGATTACCTGAAAAACTTAGGCATTACCGCCCTCTGGATAGGACCCATCTTTAGGCAACGTCCAGATCTGGACACCTATCACGGCTATGGCATACAGAACTTCCTGGATGTGGATCCACGTTTTGGTACCCGGCAGGATTTGAGGGATCTGGTGGATGCTGCGCACGAACGAGACATGTATGTGTTGCTGGATGTAATTTACAATCATAGTGGCAATAACTGGTTTTATAATCACAACGGGCAGGCAAGCACAACCATACCCTATCGCTATCAGCCTCCTCATGCTTTTCATAGCTGGCGCTCCGCTACTGGACAAAGTACAGAAAGTATTCATCATGAAGAGGATGGTGTGTGGCCAGAAGAATTTCAGAATCTGGGATGGTATACGAGAGCCGGGGAAATAGGAAAATGGGACCCTGAATCCTGGGAAGATCCTCTGCATCCTGACAATGAATTTCGCAGAGGGGATTTTTTTGATTTGAAAGATCTCAGGCTTAGCCAGAATGAAGTACTGGCAGCTTTGATTAAGGTATATCAGTACTGGATATCCTTGAGCGACTGCGATGGATTTCGTATAGATACAGTAAAACATGTTTCTTTTGAAGCCTCGCGAAATTTCTGTGGCGCCATTCATGAATACTGTGAGTCTATCGGAAAATCAAATTTTTTACTTCTGGGTGAAGTGACCGGAGGGGAAGGAATGGCCAGAAACTATCTTGAAATTTTTGGCCGCAACATTGACGCTGTGCTGGACATCGGAGCACCTGCTTCCAGAATTGCCGGGATGGTAAAGGGAAGTTCGCCTGCCACTCATTATTTTGACCAGTTTCAGGGACATGATATTTTAGGAACCCATAGGGAAACCGGTCGCTACCATGTGTCTATTTTAGATGATCATGATATGGTAGGGCGTAGCAAGCATCGTTTTGCAGCCCATAATACGATTGCAGAACGCTACGCGCAAACTGCCCACGCGGTGGGTACCCAACTCACCACTTTGGGTATTCCCTGCTTATACTACGGTACCGAGCAGGCTTTTGATGGCTCAGAAGATCTGCATGATGCTGGAGTAGACAGTGGATTTGAGGACCGGTATATCAGAGAAACTATGTTTGGAGCAACCTTTGGCGCCTTTTGGACAAGTGGCTGTCATTTTTTTGACCCTGAGCATCCTAGCTATCAGCGAATTTCAGCCATTTCTAAGGTGAGGAATCGCCAGGATATGATTGGGCTTAGCCTAAGAAGAGGAAGGCAGTATCTACGCGAAACCTCCTTTCTGAATCAGGCATTTTCCGTTCCGGGAATCGGTGAATTGAATGCTTGGTCAAGATTGCTGTTCAATCAGGAAGTATTGGTTGCTTTGAATACCCACGGTACCGAAAACAGGGGAGCAGCAGTGACTATAGATACCAACTTGCATCCCGAAGGTTCCAGGATGCGATATCTGTATCGGAGCGACTGGAGTGAAGCTGAACTTGTGCAAGCGCCCCAGGATCAGTTTGCAGAAGTCTTGCATCAGAGTGGAAGAGCGAGTATTCGTTTGGATTTGCCTCCTGCTGGAATGTGTATACTTGCTTAA